One window from the genome of Nicotiana tomentosiformis chromosome 5, ASM39032v3, whole genome shotgun sequence encodes:
- the LOC104095893 gene encoding putative late blight resistance protein homolog R1B-16 gives MVGFNEETEMLIEQLVRGHRQLDVISIFGMPGLGKTTLAKKLYDHEAISNRFDIRLWCCSSQSYDNRALLFELLGHICELDDITKEKNDNELAEKLYRYLKGKRYLIVVDDVWSPNAWDDIKRPFPDDDKGSRIILTTRLESIATYAMINSSPHHLRLFTEEESWMLMKEKVFKEDNYYPQQLEDIGKQIATKCGGLPLAIVLVAGVLAKNDKEVVHWQQVGERLKSKMQGCMDIVESSYQHLPLHLQNCFLYFASFLEGEKVPVQKLIRLWIAENFVEASSSTRLKSLEMVAMDYLMDLIRSNLVMVANINSSGELKAVYIHDVIHEFSLRKAKVGNFLLRINDQLVYILPSSKGRSGRIYILAPTGRNINTLRFLPSVKSPWVDLDLAKSWENLRVLDLSSVKLHKTHVDALRYLIHLKYLELQLPSDYIPYTICNLKELETFIATGVYHKSCIPNSIWGMTSLRHLHISTLYTSQILEDLDNLKTCSNLVIDAGVYYQNLMKRLPNLEKLSCRLCGSGTRFYKYFPAFGSLGQLKSLKIDVTRILTYPYGFEDFTYPSSLKKLTLAYLELPWSKMSYIGRLSNLEFLKLEGSGFKGRQWDVKDGEFSNLKVLKLKKLGLLEWTASDDSYPNLQKVLVHGCWKLEEIPYSFGSSCSMQLIEVRSCCDSAVNAALKIKETQIEEMGNSEFKVIISK, from the exons ATGGTTGGTTTTAATGAAGAGACTGAAATGCTTATAGAGCAACTTGTGAGAGGACATCGGCAATTAGATGTGATCTCAATATTTGGAATGCCAGGACTAGGAAAAACAACATTGGCTAAGAAATTGTATGATCATGAAGCAATTTCCAATCGCTTCGATATTCGCTTGTGGTGTTGTTCTTCCCAATCTTATGATAATAGAGCTCTCTTGTTTGAATTATTGGGTCATATTTGCGAGCTTGATGATATTACTAAAGAAAAAAATGATAATGAGTTAGCTGAGAAGCTTTATAGATATTTGAAAGGAAAGAGGTATCTTATTGTAGTGGATGACGTTTGGAGTCCTAATGCATGGGATGATATAAAGAGACCATTTCCAGATGATGATAAAGGAAGTAGGATTATTTTGACAACTAGACTTGAATCAATCGCCACGTATGCAATGATCAATTCGAGTCCTCATCACCTTCGCTTGTTCACAGAAGAAGAAAGTTGGATGCTAATGAAGGAGAAGGTATTCAAAGAAGATAATTATTATCCTCAACAACTCGAGGATATAGGTAAGCAAATAGCGACTAAGTGTGGAGGATTACCTCTTGCAATTGTATTGGTAGCTGGTGTTCTTGCAAAAAATGATAAGGAAGTAGTTCATTGGCAACAAGTAGGGGAACGTTTGAAGTCAAAAATGCAAGGTTGTATGGATATAGTTGAATCGAGTTATCAACACTTACCCCTTCATTTGCAAAATTGTTTTCTCTACTTTGCTTCATTTCTAGAGGGTGAAAAAGTTCCTGTTCAAAAATTGATACGACTATGGATTGCAGAAAATTTTGTTGAAGCCAGTAGTAGTACTAGATTGAAGAGCTTAGAGATGGTTGCAATGGATTATTTGATGGATTTAATTAGGAGCAACCTAGTGATGGTGGCTAATATAAATTCCTCAGGGGAGCTCAAAGCCGTCTATATTCATGATGTAATACACGAATTTAGCTTGAGGAAAGCTAAAGTGGGCAACTTTTTGCTGAGGATAAATGATCAGCT TGTTTATATACTTCCATCTTCCAAAGGTCGCTCTGGACGCATATATATCTTAGCACCTACTGGACGAAATATCAACACCTTACGATTCCTTCCCAGTGTAAAATCTCCTTGGGTTGATTTAGACTTGGCTAAATCTTGGGAAAACCTGAGAGTATTAGATTTGAGTTCCGTAAAGCTGCATAAGACTCATGTAGATGCATTGAGATATCTGATTCATTTGAAGTATTTGGAGCTGCAGTTGCCTTCTGATTACATTCCATATACAATATGCAACCTGAAGGAGCTAGAGACATTTATAGCGACCGGAGTCTATCATAAATCCTGCATTCCAAATTCCATTTGGGGTATGACAAGCTTAAGGCATTTGCATATAAGTACTCTATATACCTCTCAAATATTAGAGGATCTTGACAACTTAAAAACATGTTCGAATCTGGTTATTGATGCTGGGGTGTATTACCAAAATCTTATGAAAAGATTACCCAATCTTGAAAAGCTCAGTTGTCGATTATGTGGTTCAGGAACCCGTTTTTACAAATACTTTCCCGCTTTCGGGTCTCTTGGTCAACTCAAATCTCTCAAGATTGATGTCACTAGGATATTGACATATCCCTATGGTTTTGAAGACTTTACATACCCGTCAAGCCTCAAGAAATTAACTTTGGCATATCTTGAGCTCCCTTGGAGTAAAATGTCCTACATTGGCCGTTTGTCCAACCTTGAATTTCTTAAATTAGAAGGAAGTGGTTTCAAAGGGAGACAGTGGGACGTTAAGGACGGGGAGTTTTCTAACCTTAAAGTTTTGAAATTAAAGAAACTAGGACTCTTGGAATGGACAGCCTCTGATGACTCGTATCCCAACCTACAGAAAGTACTGGTGCACGGGTGTTGGAAACTAGAGGAAATTCCTTATAGTTTTGGGAGTAGTTGCTCAATGCAACTTATTGAGGTAAGATCATGTTGTGACTCTGCGGTAAATGCTGCCCTCAAAATTAAAGAAACACAAATTGAGGAGATGGGGAATTCTGAATTCAAGGTTATTATTAGTAAGTAA